The Arachis ipaensis cultivar K30076 chromosome B05, Araip1.1, whole genome shotgun sequence nucleotide sequence TTGTTGAAAAGCATTGAATTTGTTGAACCTAGTTAGGGTTTGGTTAGTTATAAGAGGCTTGTTGCACAATAAAAAATTTCATCAATGTGTTATTCAATTGAATTGTATATTGGCAACCCAAAAAGAGATAATTGAATTGTATAAGAGAATAATTAGCCTTGGCTTGACAATGTTGCCTGCAAGATCACTTCTTTGATGCAGCAATAGCCAGTAAAGTCCTAATCCTCACAAACTGAAGTTAAGGTTTCCTCCAAATCTATCCAATATTTATTCTTGAGCAAAGCCTGGAATAGGACGATAGGAATAATAGCCTACCTCAGGGTTGTTGTCTGGAACTGGATCATGGCTTGAGTCTGGAGAGGGAGAAGCGTTGGTTTACTGATCTCTTTTAGGTCCTGGCTAAGCTTCAACAAGATCTGGTGTTAGACGAAGTTTCTTTTTGGTATACACTAATTTTTAGCAGTTTGAGTGGAAATTCTGCCTCAGATAGTTGTTTTAAAGTCATCAATAAATTTAACTCAATCAATAAACTTTTCATCTtcaattttattatatcttaaatttttaatatactaATGGATATATTATAGTAACATGTATTATTCCCCAATGGTCATAATCATAATAATATATTCTTTAAAGAACAATATTTAAAATTGTGAAATTATGAACCTCTAGTGTCTTTAATGTATCGAGTGTGTGTATCGAGTGTGTGTTTTTAAGAAAACTACTAATGTTTAATTTTGAAGTATAACACCAGTCTCATGTTgaagtataaatttaaaattattttcatattaaatatttttttacttaaaaattaatgaatttaaatatgtaaaattatatattaaatttgtaataattttatttaatatttaattaaactggtTGAATCCCAGTTGAACCTCGGTCGAACCactgaaccagtgaaccagttgCTTTACCGGTTCATTgatcggtccggttctcgcaaccttgattATAACACATTCAATATGAAATTCTCAAATTGAATATCAAGTTTCGAAAATTGAGTAAAACTAGAGTGAGACCCGCGCAATGCGCGGAGAGGtagattttttatattatatagtatattttaataaatgtgatattaaaaatattttagagaacatattataaatagattttgaatttatttatttttaaaaaagacataGGTTATTTATATTAGAGTTATACAAAACTGCATTTTTATGTGGCCCTTGCTCTTGACCACCCCAAGACCGATATTTGGGATACCTGGGTGCGTTTATTGAACCCTCTCACAGGGTGTATTTCAGAGAACTCGCCGTGCTTACGTGTCAATATGGACAATGTTCTTGGATTTGGGTATGATGAGTCAAGTGATAGTTACAAGGTACTGGCTATCATTTGGGATTCTTCTGGAACATTGATTACGCAAGTTTATAGCTTTGGTGGCAGTTCATGGAAGAGGATCAAAAGTTTTCCTGCTTTTCCGTTTTCTTCTGAAGATAATGGCTCCTTCATCGGTGGCACTCTTAATTGGATAGCTCTCCGTACCCCGCATGGAGGTCGTTATGATTGGAATGCTGTTACACTTGATATGTTAACGCTTGTTTCTTTTGACCTGAAATCGGATACAAGTAAAGAGATTCCGCTTCCAAAGGGTATCGATGAGATCCCCAGTGAAGAGCAAACTCTGGGAGTTTGGGGAAATAGCCTGTATCTTCTTCATGATTACCAGAACACTCATTTTATTGCATGGCAAATGAAGGAGTTTGGAGATGAAAATTCTTGGACTCAATTGCTAAAGATTAGTTTTCACCATCTCGGTGTTGAATGGCTATTTCCAGGATTTGTATTTGAGAATGGAAATGTCTTCATGTTGAGAGGCAGCCATGGTTCTGAGGCAGTTTTTTATGACCGAAGAGATAATAGTGTTAAACGCGTTAATATCAACAATCTTGACTTCGATGCATTTGATTATGTTGAGAGCTTGGTTCAGCTTTGTTAAAATTTGGTTCCTATTCAAAGTTTTGCTTCTGCAGCATTTTGTTCTGTCAGCAAAGTTCAGGTCATTGTGATTATTTTGGGTGATTCCTTACTTTGGCTACTTCTTGTTGTTGGATCCAAATTTGTAGACggatcacttttattttggcTGCAAACTTTATATATACAGGTGCATAAAATTCTAACATCCTTATCATGACTACTTGTTGCATAAGTTTATTAATTTTTGCTAATTGTTAGATGAAGTTTAAAGACAAATGAAGTTGCGTTGATTTTTTCATTAGTAAGAATCTAGAACATGATTTTCGCGACCATCCCATTGTAAAAGTAATGAAATTTTCACTTTATTTAGTTAGTGGTTACTTTATCTTTTCATGACATATGTTTTGTATGGTGAACTAGCTTGATGGCAAGCTGAAATCTTATTTATAGTAGTCATGGGATTGGATTGTACTAATAGGAATGAATAATATAAAGATGGAAATAAATTATGACATCCTCTTACCCTGCCAAAAGTACCCTAAGTATGCCCTATCTATGATGTAGATGCTCTATTTATGATGTATATACCTTCATTAGTTTTTTTCCGTGGAAATTATGTGGCTATGTGAAGGTGGTTTTGATCCTGTGTATCTCCATTTCCAATAGTGTTGGAACCAAAAAACTTACCTGTCAGAGTATTGTTTTTAGTTCTTTTTTTCTTCGGAGTAAATTTGTCATGCAGCATATGATTTCTTGGATCTTTAGATACATGTCTAATAGGATAGCAACTAAAATAAGATTGCTTTCTTAGATTGTTACATACATGTCTAATAGGATGGTAACTATGTGTATTCTGAATTTTGTTGCTGTGAGATAGTTAATACGAAGAAAAGATGATGAAGTATTGACTAATGAGAGAATTTTTTGCCACTAGAAAAGTTAGATGTACTTAAGATCTTAAAATGATGTTGTAGAGGGATGGTTGGGAGGGGAGGGGTATCATAACAAAAACTTAATGAGGGAGCTGCTTTTAGTGTTCTATTGCTGTTTTGTCAACAAAATTATCAAGTCCAAGAATTACATATCACATTAGCAGCTGAAAATTTGTTTCAATGCACTAGAAAATATGCTGCTAAAAGTCACAATTGACATTGAACTGTAAAATGATAAGTTTGATGCATTATGTCACAATAAGTTTCAATGCTAAAAGTCAATTGACATTATGTCTTTTTTTAAaatccttctttctctctctttgtttaaactttattccaacAAATTTGgatcaatatttatttattagtagCTTGCAAAACTTTCATTGTGGAAGAAGTGAATGGAAAAATAAGCGCGTATATGCAAGTTACTAAATTACGGACTTAGTTGTCAATGGAAATATAAACAATTTCTATCTGCAGGGTCTGGAAAATGTGACACCAATGGTTACAAAGATAGACCAGAAGAGTGCAATAGAGCTTGAATCATATGGCTTGGGTACAAGAATGGTAATTCCTACTAGTAGTAGTTATAGTGATTAGATCTTAGCATGTTGCAACCGTAATGTTGAGAACTTTAGATGATACAACATGTGTAGCATGTTATTGCAAGCATAGGAATGTAAGCAGTGAAGATTAAGAACCAAAATTTTATAGAACTAGAAGCAGTTATTAGGTGATATATATGTGTGGTAATTCCTTTGCCAATGTTATTAGTTCCTTTAAAATATTTACTTGTTTTCATGATTTCCATGGGTGCTATCATATCTTATGGTCAACTAGACATTTTATGACAATATCTTGTTATATTGAAGATCAAGAGCAATATTTTCAATCTTAGTAATGATGTTTCTGTATGACGAGATATCCAGTGTCGTATGTGCAAAAGATTATGGTCAATCCTTGGTTCTGGCTTGCAATTAAGTTGCTTGTCAACGGTTGACTTCTATGAATTCTTCTGAAATCATGCAAGTGGTTTTAAACCCCTGCATTTCATTTATGCATACAGAAGATCAGGGTGCCCTAAATACTTTTGGTGTTCCCTTAGTTTGACTAACTGTTGTTCCTGTTTATTCATCATGCTAATTTTGGTTCTAAATATGTTGTTTggtgaatttattttgaatttattcaAGATAATGTCATGAAAAAGTGAGCTAGTATTTGCAAATTATAATATAATGAAGTTAGTTGTAAGTTAGGATATTGACACTGAATCTGTttttgatgtgaattgcaatatTAACACCCAATATGTTTATCTGTTTAGGGTTTATTGCATTATTGTGGTAGATAGTAGAGTATgatttaactttttaaaatttcaacCCTGTTAAAATTTAATTCCTCTTCAGAGTTATGCTTCTGCAGTTTTttgttctttaagttattttAAATGCTTGCCATTTCATGTAGGCGTAGGAAAAAGTTCAGGTCATTGTGATTATTTTGGGTGTTTCCTTATTATTGTTGGATCACAGATTACTTCAATTTTGGGTGTTTCCTCATTTTGTTCTGTAATGTTTGAAGTAATCTTATTTATTAA carries:
- the LOC107644833 gene encoding F-box/kelch-repeat protein At3g23880-like, translated to MDNVLGFGYDESSDSYKVLAIIWDSSGTLITQVYSFGGSSWKRIKSFPAFPFSSEDNGSFIGGTLNWIALRTPHGGRYDWNAVTLDMLTLVSFDLKSDTSKEIPLPKGIDEIPSEEQTLGVWGNSLYLLHDYQNTHFIAWQMKEFGDENSWTQLLKISFHHLGVEWLFPGFVFENGNVFMLRGSHGSEAVFYDRRDNSVKRVNINNLDFDAFDYVESLVQLC